From a single Brassica oleracea var. oleracea cultivar TO1000 chromosome C5, BOL, whole genome shotgun sequence genomic region:
- the LOC106343192 gene encoding probable beta-D-xylosidase 5 isoform X2, with translation MSVGRFVSVSLLIAALVSSLCESQKNFACDRNDPATAKYTFCKASLSYEARAKDLISRLSLKEKVQQLVNKATGVPRLGVPPYEWWSEALHGVSNVGPGVRFNGTVPGATSFPAVILTAASFNTSLWLKMGEVVSTEARAMHNVGLAGLTYWSPNINVFRDPRWGRGQETPGEDPLVVSKYAVNYVKGLQDVHDAGGKSRRLKVSSCCKHYTAYDLDNWKGIDRFHFDAKVTRQDLEDTYQPPFKSCVEEGDVSSVMCSYNRVNGIPTCADPNLLRGVIRGQWRLDGYIVSDCDSIEVYFDSIHYTKTREDAVSLALKAGLNMNCGDFLGKYTENAVNQKKLNGSEVDEALIYNYVVLMRLGFFDGDPKSLPFGHLGPSDVCSNDHQMLALEASKQGIVLLENRGDLPLSKAAVKKLAIIGPNANATKPGCKDVKCGDQTLIAAAVKVASEADVTVLVVGLDQTVEAEGLDRVNLTLPGYQEKLVKDVTNAAKKTVVLVIMAAGPIDISFTKNLSKIRAVLWVGYPGEAGGDAIAQVIFGDYNPSGRLPETWYSQEFADKVAMTDMNMRPNSTSGFPGRSYRFYTGKPIYKFGHGLSYSSFSTFVFSAPSTIHIKTNPILKLNKTTPIDISTVNCQDLKVRFVIGVKNHGSRSGSHVVLVFWIPPESSKSLVGGSVPHTQLIGFEKVEVGRSMTEKVTVEFDVCKGLSLVDTDGKRKLIPGHHKLVIGSNSDQQIIHHLNVGLVGDSTVSL, from the exons ATGAGTGTAGGAAGATTTGTGAGCGTCTCTCTGCTAATAGCAGCTCTAGTTTCATCACTATGCGAGTCTCAGAAGAATTTTGCGTGTGACAGAAATGATCCCGCCACGGCTAAGTACACTTTCTGTAAGGCATCCTTGTCGTACGAGGCACGTGCCAAAGATTTGATCTCACGTCTCTCACTTAAGGAAAAAGTCCAGCAATTGGTTAACAAAGCCACCGGAGTCCCAAGGCTCGGTGTTCCTCCGTACGAGTGGTGGTCGGAAGCTCTTCATGGCGTCTCCAACGTTGGACCAGGG GTGCGGTTCAACGGGACGGTGCCTGGAGCTACGAGCTTCCCTGCCGTGATATTAACTGCGGCGAGCTTTAACACATCGTTATGGCTAAAAATGGGAGAAGTGGTTTCGACGGAGGCTCGAGCCATGCACAACGTTGGACTCGCTGGTCTCACGTATTGGAGTCCAAACATTAACGTCTTCAGAGATCCAAGGTGGGGTCGTGGCCAAGAGACGCCAGGTGAAGATCCTCTCGTTGTTTCCAAATACGCCGTGAACTACGTTAAGGGTTTACAAGACGTTCACGACGCCGGAGGAAAATCACGGCGGCTTAAAGTGTCGAGCTGCTGCAAGCATTACACTGCTTACGACCTTGACAACTGGAAAGGCATCGATAGATTCCACTTTGACGCCAAGGTGACGAGGCAAGACTTGGAAGACACGTATCAGCCACCATTCAAGAGCTGTGTAGAAGAAGGAGATGTGAGTAGTGTGATGTGTTCTTACAATAGGGTTAATGGCATCCCAACTTGTGCTGATCCTAATCTCCTTCGTGGCGTTATCCGTGGCCAATGGCGTCTTGATGG GTACATAGTTTCGGACTGTGATTCCATCGAGGTCTATTTCGACTCCATTCATTACACTAAGACACGTGAAGACGCCGTTTCTCTCGCTCTCAAAGCAG GTTTAAACATGAACTGTGGAGATTTTTTAGGTAAGTACACAGAGAATGCCGTGAACCAAAAGAAACTAAACGGATCAGAGGTTGATGAAGCGCTGATTTACAACTACGTTGTTCTCATGAGGCTCGGATTCTTCGATGGCGATCCTAAATCGCTTCCATTTGGCCATCTTGGACCGTCTGATGTTTGCAGCAACGACCATCAGATGCTTGCGTTAGAAGCCTCAAAGCAAGGGATTGTGCTGCTTGAGAACAGAGGAGACCTTCCCTTATCGAAAGCCGCTGTCAAGAAGCTAGCTATCATAGGGCCAAACGCAAACGCTACAAAG CCGGGGTGTAAAGATGTAAAGTGCGGTGACCAAACGCTGATCGCAGCAGCAGTTAAAGTGGCATCAGAGGCTGATGTGACGGTTTTGGTGGTTGGATTGGATCAGACGGTGGAAGCAGAGGGTCTTGACCGGGTTAACCTAACCCTTCCTGGCTATCAAGAAAAGCTGGTTAAAGATGTGACTAATGCTGCAAAGAAAACTGTTGTTTTGGTCATAATGGCTGCTGGACCTATTGATATCTCATTTACCAAGAATCTGAGCAAGATTCGCGCGGTTTTATGGGTTGGTTATCCTGGTGAAGCTGGAGGAGACGCTATAGCTCAAGTCATCTTTGGTGACTACAATCCTT CTGGGAGACTACCAGAGACATGGTACTCACAAGAGTTTGCGGACAAGGTTGCTATGACGGACATGAACATGAGACCTAACTCCACTTCAGGCTTCCCTGGAAGATCTTACAGATTCTACACAGGGAAACCTATTTACAAATTTGGACATGGACTTAGTTACTCTTCTTTCTCTACCTTCGTCTTCTCAGCTCCATCAACCATACATATCAAAACCAATCCAATCTTGAAACTAAACAAGACAACACCTATCGATATCTCCACGGTTAATTGCCAAGATCTCAAGGTCAGGTTCGTCATTGGGGTCAAGAACCACGGGTCAAGGTCCGGGAGCCACGTGGTGCTCGTGTTCTGGATACCGCCAGAGTCTTCAAAGTCTCTGGTGGGTGGTAGCGTGCCACATACGCAACTGATAGGGTTTGAGAAAGTAGAAGTTGGGAGAAGCATGACGGAGAAAGTTACCGTTGAGTTTGATGTATGCAAAGGACTTAGTCTCGTGGATACTGATGGTAAAAGGAAACTAATTCCTGGACACCACAAGCTTGTTATTGGATCTAACAGCGACCAACAAATCATTCATCATCTCAACGTTGGCTTGGTTGGAGATTCAACGGTTTCTTTATGA
- the LOC106343192 gene encoding probable beta-D-xylosidase 5 isoform X1: MSVGRFVSVSLLIAALVSSLCESQKNFACDRNDPATAKYTFCKASLSYEARAKDLISRLSLKEKVQQLVNKATGVPRLGVPPYEWWSEALHGVSNVGPGVRFNGTVPGATSFPAVILTAASFNTSLWLKMGEVVSTEARAMHNVGLAGLTYWSPNINVFRDPRWGRGQETPGEDPLVVSKYAVNYVKGLQDVHDAGGKSRRLKVSSCCKHYTAYDLDNWKGIDRFHFDAKVTRQDLEDTYQPPFKSCVEEGDVSSVMCSYNRVNGIPTCADPNLLRGVIRGQWRLDGYIVSDCDSIEVYFDSIHYTKTREDAVSLALKAGLNMNCGDFLGKYTENAVNQKKLNGSEVDEALIYNYVVLMRLGFFDGDPKSLPFGHLGPSDVCSNDHQMLALEASKQGIVLLENRGDLPLSKAAVKKLAIIGPNANATKVMISNYAGVPCKYTSPLQGMQKYVPKGVVYQPGCKDVKCGDQTLIAAAVKVASEADVTVLVVGLDQTVEAEGLDRVNLTLPGYQEKLVKDVTNAAKKTVVLVIMAAGPIDISFTKNLSKIRAVLWVGYPGEAGGDAIAQVIFGDYNPSGRLPETWYSQEFADKVAMTDMNMRPNSTSGFPGRSYRFYTGKPIYKFGHGLSYSSFSTFVFSAPSTIHIKTNPILKLNKTTPIDISTVNCQDLKVRFVIGVKNHGSRSGSHVVLVFWIPPESSKSLVGGSVPHTQLIGFEKVEVGRSMTEKVTVEFDVCKGLSLVDTDGKRKLIPGHHKLVIGSNSDQQIIHHLNVGLVGDSTVSL; encoded by the exons ATGAGTGTAGGAAGATTTGTGAGCGTCTCTCTGCTAATAGCAGCTCTAGTTTCATCACTATGCGAGTCTCAGAAGAATTTTGCGTGTGACAGAAATGATCCCGCCACGGCTAAGTACACTTTCTGTAAGGCATCCTTGTCGTACGAGGCACGTGCCAAAGATTTGATCTCACGTCTCTCACTTAAGGAAAAAGTCCAGCAATTGGTTAACAAAGCCACCGGAGTCCCAAGGCTCGGTGTTCCTCCGTACGAGTGGTGGTCGGAAGCTCTTCATGGCGTCTCCAACGTTGGACCAGGG GTGCGGTTCAACGGGACGGTGCCTGGAGCTACGAGCTTCCCTGCCGTGATATTAACTGCGGCGAGCTTTAACACATCGTTATGGCTAAAAATGGGAGAAGTGGTTTCGACGGAGGCTCGAGCCATGCACAACGTTGGACTCGCTGGTCTCACGTATTGGAGTCCAAACATTAACGTCTTCAGAGATCCAAGGTGGGGTCGTGGCCAAGAGACGCCAGGTGAAGATCCTCTCGTTGTTTCCAAATACGCCGTGAACTACGTTAAGGGTTTACAAGACGTTCACGACGCCGGAGGAAAATCACGGCGGCTTAAAGTGTCGAGCTGCTGCAAGCATTACACTGCTTACGACCTTGACAACTGGAAAGGCATCGATAGATTCCACTTTGACGCCAAGGTGACGAGGCAAGACTTGGAAGACACGTATCAGCCACCATTCAAGAGCTGTGTAGAAGAAGGAGATGTGAGTAGTGTGATGTGTTCTTACAATAGGGTTAATGGCATCCCAACTTGTGCTGATCCTAATCTCCTTCGTGGCGTTATCCGTGGCCAATGGCGTCTTGATGG GTACATAGTTTCGGACTGTGATTCCATCGAGGTCTATTTCGACTCCATTCATTACACTAAGACACGTGAAGACGCCGTTTCTCTCGCTCTCAAAGCAG GTTTAAACATGAACTGTGGAGATTTTTTAGGTAAGTACACAGAGAATGCCGTGAACCAAAAGAAACTAAACGGATCAGAGGTTGATGAAGCGCTGATTTACAACTACGTTGTTCTCATGAGGCTCGGATTCTTCGATGGCGATCCTAAATCGCTTCCATTTGGCCATCTTGGACCGTCTGATGTTTGCAGCAACGACCATCAGATGCTTGCGTTAGAAGCCTCAAAGCAAGGGATTGTGCTGCTTGAGAACAGAGGAGACCTTCCCTTATCGAAAGCCGCTGTCAAGAAGCTAGCTATCATAGGGCCAAACGCAAACGCTACAAAGGTAATGATTAGTAACTACGCAGGTGTGCCTTGTAAGTACACAAGCCCGTTACAAGGGATGCAAAAGTACGTACCAAAAGGGGTTGTTTACCAGCCGGGGTGTAAAGATGTAAAGTGCGGTGACCAAACGCTGATCGCAGCAGCAGTTAAAGTGGCATCAGAGGCTGATGTGACGGTTTTGGTGGTTGGATTGGATCAGACGGTGGAAGCAGAGGGTCTTGACCGGGTTAACCTAACCCTTCCTGGCTATCAAGAAAAGCTGGTTAAAGATGTGACTAATGCTGCAAAGAAAACTGTTGTTTTGGTCATAATGGCTGCTGGACCTATTGATATCTCATTTACCAAGAATCTGAGCAAGATTCGCGCGGTTTTATGGGTTGGTTATCCTGGTGAAGCTGGAGGAGACGCTATAGCTCAAGTCATCTTTGGTGACTACAATCCTT CTGGGAGACTACCAGAGACATGGTACTCACAAGAGTTTGCGGACAAGGTTGCTATGACGGACATGAACATGAGACCTAACTCCACTTCAGGCTTCCCTGGAAGATCTTACAGATTCTACACAGGGAAACCTATTTACAAATTTGGACATGGACTTAGTTACTCTTCTTTCTCTACCTTCGTCTTCTCAGCTCCATCAACCATACATATCAAAACCAATCCAATCTTGAAACTAAACAAGACAACACCTATCGATATCTCCACGGTTAATTGCCAAGATCTCAAGGTCAGGTTCGTCATTGGGGTCAAGAACCACGGGTCAAGGTCCGGGAGCCACGTGGTGCTCGTGTTCTGGATACCGCCAGAGTCTTCAAAGTCTCTGGTGGGTGGTAGCGTGCCACATACGCAACTGATAGGGTTTGAGAAAGTAGAAGTTGGGAGAAGCATGACGGAGAAAGTTACCGTTGAGTTTGATGTATGCAAAGGACTTAGTCTCGTGGATACTGATGGTAAAAGGAAACTAATTCCTGGACACCACAAGCTTGTTATTGGATCTAACAGCGACCAACAAATCATTCATCATCTCAACGTTGGCTTGGTTGGAGATTCAACGGTTTCTTTATGA
- the LOC106345100 gene encoding putative F-box/kelch-repeat protein At2g41360 → MSVVAASNSKKSRPSSSFSLLPDEVVLNCLFRVPRCYDLNLSLVSKALRSPELYRLRSQLKSVYLSYHLYHGNARLRRLTSYWITFRPGEKTTNYQFGHLRTPPCMKVSQSADYKVAVGVVEGKIYVIGGSDEDSQVEVFDSETQTWDFEEKAKFESDFCVSMKQKVYMVGRDGRVSTYSPREGIKNESTEMLTYVKFLCVVKNVLYACFQWSGLMWFNTKLKVWTRVVDRDGKDGKLELYSFAAQKMEEYEGNIAPFWPLANTDRTKNDLICKLIALDKVGENIRGRIEWSGIAAA, encoded by the exons ATGTCAGTTGTAGCCGCCTCCAACTCAAAGAAATCACGGCCATCATCATCGTTTTCGTTGTTGCCAGACGAGGTTGTTTTGAACTGCTTATTCCGCGTTCCGAGATGCTATGACCTAAACCTCTCTTTGGTCTCCAAAGCCCTCAGGTCGCCAGAACTATACCGTTTGCGATCCCAGCTTAAGTCCGTCTACCTCTCTTATCATTTATATCATGGCAATGCCAGGTTGAGACGGCTCACTAGCTACTGGATCACTTTCCGTCCTGGTGAGAAGACCACCAACTATCA ATTTGGTCATTTACGGACGCCTCCATGCATGAAAGTGAGTCAGTCGGCAGATTACAAAGTAGCAGTGGGAGTGGTCGAGGGGAAGATATACGTAATTGGAGGAAGTGATGAAGATAGCCAAGTGGAAGTGTTTGATTCAGAAACGCAAACCTGGGACTTCGAGGAGAAAGCGAAATTTGAATCGGATTTTTGTGTGTCTATGAAGCAAAAGGTTTATATGGTGGGCAGGGATGGGAGAGTCAGCACGTATAGTCCGAGAGAAGGTATAAAAAATGAATCAACGGAGATGCTAACTTATGTGAAGTTCTTGTGTGTGGTAAAGAATGTACTCTACGCTTGTTTTCAGTGGAGTGGGTTAATGTGGTTTAACACAAAGCTCAAGGTTTGGACAAGAGTGGTTGATCGTGATGGCAAGGATGGGAAGTTAGAACTGTATTCGTTTGCTGCTCAAAAAATGGAGGAATACGAGGGAAATATTGCGCCTTTTTGGCCACTAGCTAACACTGATCGCACGAAGAATGATCTTATCTGTAAACTGATCGCATTGGATAAGGTAGGAGAAAATATTCGTGGGAGGATTGAGTGGTCTGGTATTGCCGCCGCATAA